The following coding sequences lie in one Pseudobacteroides sp. genomic window:
- a CDS encoding helix-turn-helix domain-containing protein, producing the protein MNIESFHNPQLDTAFNFIMYTNRNVFLTGKAGTGKTTFLHKIKQASPKRMIVVAPTGVAAVNSGGVTIHSFFQLPFGPFIPVNDDLSTNSSERSIQKFNRDKKNILRSLDLLIIDEISMVRADLLDGIDDVLRRYKDRNKPFGGVQLLMIGDIAQLSPVIKNDEWNILKQWYDSIYFFSSKALRQTNFISIELKHIYRQSDRVFIDLLNKVRDNNLDSDALEQLNERYDQEFTKNIPQGYIVLTTHNQQAQAINERKLQQISEKEVNFKASKEGDFPEYSYPTDYELTLKKGAQVMFVKNDNSGQKLFYNGKIGVIEKIDGETIYVKCHGDKGRIAVEKTQWQNTKYTINEETKEIQEEIAGTFTQYPLKLAWAITIHKSQGLTFDKAVIDANAAFAHGQVYVALSRCKTLEGLVLSSRISSKSIVRDPAVHSFSRNVEENQPGVEEFEKAKYEYQKDLIFDLYDFSSARSQLWYLIMLYNENVGSLHVGLKENFDKMMSSNEELIAISDKFKLQIIRHLEAEPDINKNHQLNERIMKSGKYYEEKIAEDFLKVLESTTVESDNKSVKNTIEKALEKLEKILMVKMACFKDCQSGFNVGSYLSTRAKASIEKTPKKINSKSDEAAPKSIIHPKLFAELKKWRLQKASKLEIQAFGVLHQKCLISIVNELPSNLTELKKIKGIGKQKLKAFGNEILEIIHLYCKENNVKEDTFSDDDNVKATSIADHDAGKKTSTREYSFELYKQGLSIEQIALERNLKTSTIEDHLSTFVASGELEICELVDEPKLDLIVSSFKKHGTTHIQPVKDELGDDVTYGELKLVKAYLVSGEYCKTEPD; encoded by the coding sequence ATGAATATTGAAAGCTTCCATAATCCCCAACTGGATACTGCATTTAACTTTATTATGTACACAAACAGAAATGTCTTTCTGACTGGAAAAGCCGGTACCGGAAAAACAACTTTTTTGCATAAAATAAAACAAGCTTCCCCTAAAAGGATGATTGTTGTTGCACCAACAGGAGTTGCAGCAGTGAATTCAGGCGGAGTAACAATACACTCGTTTTTTCAATTGCCTTTCGGACCTTTTATACCTGTCAATGATGATTTATCGACAAACAGTTCGGAAAGAAGTATTCAAAAATTTAACAGGGACAAGAAAAATATTTTGAGAAGCCTAGATTTGTTGATAATTGATGAAATAAGCATGGTACGGGCCGACTTGCTCGATGGAATCGATGATGTTCTCCGTAGATACAAGGATAGGAACAAGCCCTTTGGAGGCGTTCAATTGCTTATGATTGGAGACATTGCACAGCTGTCACCTGTGATCAAAAACGATGAGTGGAATATTCTAAAACAATGGTATGATTCTATATATTTTTTTAGCAGCAAAGCCTTAAGGCAAACCAATTTTATAAGTATTGAGCTTAAACATATATATAGACAATCCGACAGGGTATTTATAGATTTATTGAATAAGGTAAGGGATAACAATCTGGATTCCGATGCTTTGGAACAACTGAATGAGAGGTATGATCAGGAGTTTACGAAGAATATTCCCCAAGGGTATATAGTCCTTACTACTCATAATCAGCAGGCACAAGCTATCAACGAACGCAAACTTCAGCAGATCAGTGAAAAAGAAGTTAACTTTAAAGCCTCCAAAGAAGGTGATTTTCCCGAATATTCCTATCCAACGGATTATGAGCTGACCTTGAAAAAAGGTGCCCAGGTGATGTTTGTCAAAAATGATAATTCGGGTCAGAAGCTCTTTTATAACGGTAAAATTGGTGTAATTGAAAAAATTGATGGCGAAACGATTTATGTAAAATGTCATGGTGATAAAGGCAGAATTGCCGTAGAAAAAACCCAGTGGCAGAATACAAAATATACAATCAATGAAGAGACCAAGGAGATTCAAGAAGAGATAGCGGGTACTTTTACACAGTATCCATTAAAGCTTGCCTGGGCAATTACCATTCATAAAAGTCAGGGTCTGACCTTTGATAAGGCAGTAATTGATGCAAATGCTGCTTTTGCCCATGGACAGGTTTATGTGGCACTGAGCCGCTGCAAAACCTTAGAAGGGTTGGTGCTAAGCTCAAGGATATCTTCAAAAAGCATTGTGAGAGATCCGGCTGTTCACAGCTTTTCAAGGAATGTTGAAGAAAACCAGCCTGGAGTGGAGGAGTTTGAGAAAGCAAAATATGAATATCAAAAAGACCTCATTTTTGATCTTTATGATTTCAGTTCAGCTAGAAGTCAGCTTTGGTATTTAATAATGCTGTACAATGAGAATGTGGGAAGCTTGCATGTCGGGTTGAAAGAGAATTTTGATAAAATGATGTCTTCAAACGAAGAGTTGATTGCAATATCGGACAAGTTTAAATTGCAAATAATTCGTCATTTGGAAGCAGAGCCCGATATAAATAAAAATCACCAATTAAATGAACGGATAATGAAATCCGGAAAGTATTATGAAGAAAAAATAGCGGAAGATTTCTTAAAAGTCCTTGAAAGCACAACCGTTGAAAGTGACAATAAGAGTGTCAAAAATACTATTGAGAAGGCACTGGAAAAACTAGAGAAAATCTTAATGGTAAAGATGGCTTGCTTTAAAGATTGTCAGAGCGGATTTAATGTTGGTAGCTATCTTTCAACTCGTGCAAAAGCTTCCATAGAAAAAACACCTAAAAAGATCAATTCAAAATCTGATGAAGCAGCACCTAAAAGCATTATTCACCCCAAATTGTTTGCAGAACTGAAAAAATGGCGTCTGCAAAAAGCATCTAAGTTGGAAATCCAAGCATTTGGCGTATTACATCAGAAATGCCTGATAAGTATTGTCAACGAACTGCCTTCAAACCTTACTGAACTTAAAAAAATAAAGGGAATTGGTAAGCAAAAATTAAAGGCTTTTGGTAATGAGATATTGGAAATAATCCACTTGTACTGTAAAGAAAATAACGTAAAAGAGGATACATTCTCAGATGATGATAATGTAAAAGCGACAAGCATAGCAGATCATGATGCAGGGAAAAAAACCAGCACACGTGAATATAGCTTTGAGCTTTACAAGCAAGGGCTTAGCATAGAGCAGATTGCATTGGAGCGTAACTTGAAAACATCCACAATAGAAGACCATTTATCGACATTTGTAGCAAGCGGCGAGTTGGAAATTTGTGAATTGGTAGATGAGCCCAAGCTTGACCTGATTGTATCGTCATTTAAAAAGCACGGTACAACTCATATACAGCCTGTAAAAGATGAATTGGGTGATGATGTGACATATGGTGAACTCAAACTTGTTAAAGCTTACTTGGTGTCTGGGGAATATTGCAAAACGGAACCGGATTGA
- a CDS encoding metallophosphoesterase, with translation MYTFMRLKQAYFSSEIITFDDSSKLVFISDCHRGDGSKADSFVKNRDIYLHALNSYYSNGFTYIEVGDGDELWENDRFSALINSHLEVYLLLQKFHMDKRLYMIWGNHDIFKSCKAYVRNTLYRYYDPEIQAYRPLFENIKIHEGLVLKHSSNSYRLFAVHGHQGDILSDVLWPFSCFMIRYFWRFFKMAQYRSSLNQVRNSERLRIIEGSMRQWSRSNDLMVIAGHTHNPAFPKPGEIPYFNDGCCVKKGYITCIEIQNGEISLVKWNRNESGISKEVVAGPEMISAYFDSPNLQSGSVLQYSPDTK, from the coding sequence ATGTATACTTTTATGAGGTTAAAGCAAGCTTATTTCTCATCTGAGATTATCACTTTTGATGACAGCTCCAAGCTTGTTTTCATTAGTGATTGCCATAGAGGGGACGGCAGTAAGGCTGACAGCTTTGTAAAAAACCGGGATATTTATCTGCATGCTTTGAATTCGTACTACTCAAATGGTTTTACATATATAGAGGTGGGCGATGGTGATGAATTGTGGGAGAATGACCGGTTTTCAGCATTAATTAACTCCCACCTTGAGGTTTATTTGCTGCTGCAAAAATTCCATATGGATAAAAGGCTTTATATGATTTGGGGAAATCACGATATTTTTAAAAGCTGCAAAGCCTATGTAAGAAACACATTATACCGATACTATGATCCTGAAATACAAGCCTATAGACCGCTTTTTGAAAATATTAAAATCCATGAAGGCCTGGTTCTTAAACACAGCAGCAATTCATACAGGCTATTTGCCGTTCACGGGCACCAGGGTGACATTCTAAGTGATGTTCTCTGGCCTTTTTCATGTTTTATGATACGTTATTTCTGGAGATTTTTTAAGATGGCTCAGTACAGAAGCAGTTTAAACCAGGTTAGAAACAGCGAAAGACTGAGGATTATCGAAGGCAGCATGAGGCAATGGTCTAGAAGCAATGACCTAATGGTAATTGCAGGCCACACCCACAATCCAGCCTTTCCAAAACCTGGTGAAATCCCCTATTTTAATGATGGGTGCTGTGTTAAGAAAGGGTATATAACTTGTATCGAAATACAAAATGGTGAAATTTCATTGGTGAAATGGAATAGGAATGAAAGTGGTATTTCAAAAGAGGTTGTGGCCGGCCCTGAAATGATATCGGCTTATTTTGACTCTCCAAACCTTCAATCCGGTTCCGTTTTGCAATATTCCCCAGACACCAAGTAA
- a CDS encoding EFR1 family ferrodoxin (N-terminal region resembles flavodoxins. C-terminal ferrodoxin region binds two 4Fe-4S clusters.): MNKALILYFSGTRNTKYIAQLFKKAFEARNIQVDIYDILKYDAAGNKTKYDYLVAGSPIYVELYPEIFITNIKKKVAKNTKIKAIFFATQAAKSLTPSFNEVYNYYKNSDVEITCTDYFRMPNNFYNFLFTKTPVSQYRSLLDNASKKVELITDEFLSGSRNIKKASNARYYFTKVMYALSYKFYIPSAAGKVSINSDRCVKCKACEKNCPTKSLDINSSTPVLKTCIMCQKCMNNCSQNAFMYKNKEFDVYKPIES; the protein is encoded by the coding sequence GTGAATAAAGCGTTAATTCTATATTTTTCTGGCACTCGTAATACAAAATACATTGCCCAATTGTTTAAAAAGGCATTTGAAGCTAGAAATATTCAAGTAGATATTTATGATATCTTAAAATATGATGCTGCCGGTAATAAAACTAAGTATGATTATTTGGTTGCAGGCTCTCCAATCTATGTGGAGCTTTACCCTGAAATATTCATCACAAATATCAAAAAGAAAGTCGCTAAAAATACTAAGATTAAAGCGATTTTTTTTGCTACTCAGGCTGCAAAATCATTAACTCCAAGTTTTAATGAGGTATATAATTATTATAAAAACTCCGATGTTGAAATAACGTGTACAGATTATTTCCGAATGCCCAACAATTTTTATAATTTCTTATTTACCAAAACACCTGTTTCCCAATACCGGTCTTTATTAGATAATGCTTCTAAAAAAGTAGAACTGATAACAGATGAATTTTTATCAGGCAGCAGAAATATAAAAAAAGCATCTAATGCAAGGTATTATTTTACAAAAGTTATGTATGCGTTATCCTATAAATTTTATATACCCTCTGCTGCAGGCAAGGTGTCTATTAATAGTGACAGATGTGTTAAATGCAAGGCATGCGAAAAGAACTGCCCCACAAAAAGCTTAGATATAAACAGCAGCACTCCTGTATTAAAAACCTGTATAATGTGTCAGAAATGTATGAATAATTGTTCTCAAAATGCATTTATGTATAAAAATAAGGAGTTTGATGTTTATAAACCGATTGAATCATAG